From Vreelandella neptunia, the proteins below share one genomic window:
- a CDS encoding carbohydrate ABC transporter permease yields MSTSIKHDDAPAGARSFTTKPRRGTKVRRQRVKAAWLFLAPMLIALTLVAGWPLVRTFFLSFTDASLSDLGAANLIGFENYLVYEDGRWYGVLADSVWWQSVWNTVYFSVVSVSLEVVFGVIVALILNAEFKGRVIVRAAVLIPWAIPTIVSAQMWAWMLNDQFGIINHLLMSVGIIDAPIAWTANAAYSMWAVIMVDVWKTIPFVALLVLAALQMLPKDCYEAAEVDGIHPLRVFFKVTLPLITPALMVAVIFRLLDALRVFDVIYVLTSNSTSTMSMSVYARQQLVEFQDVGYGSAASTLLFLIIALATVAYLYVGRKQIQLGGD; encoded by the coding sequence ATGTCGACCTCCATCAAGCATGATGACGCGCCCGCCGGGGCGCGTTCTTTCACTACCAAGCCGCGCCGGGGCACTAAGGTTCGCCGTCAGCGGGTTAAAGCCGCCTGGCTCTTTTTAGCCCCCATGCTGATTGCGTTAACCCTGGTCGCTGGCTGGCCACTGGTGCGCACCTTCTTTCTCAGCTTCACCGATGCATCACTGTCAGATTTAGGCGCTGCCAACCTGATTGGCTTCGAGAACTACCTCGTCTATGAAGATGGCCGCTGGTATGGGGTATTGGCCGACTCGGTGTGGTGGCAGTCGGTATGGAACACCGTCTACTTTTCGGTGGTGTCGGTATCGCTGGAAGTGGTTTTCGGGGTCATTGTGGCGCTGATTTTGAACGCCGAGTTTAAGGGCCGCGTGATTGTGCGCGCTGCGGTGCTGATACCCTGGGCAATCCCAACTATTGTTTCCGCGCAAATGTGGGCATGGATGCTCAACGACCAATTCGGCATCATCAATCACCTGCTGATGAGCGTGGGCATTATCGATGCCCCTATCGCCTGGACGGCGAACGCCGCCTACTCCATGTGGGCGGTGATTATGGTCGATGTGTGGAAAACCATCCCCTTCGTGGCGTTGCTGGTGCTTGCTGCTCTGCAGATGCTGCCCAAGGATTGCTACGAGGCCGCCGAGGTAGACGGCATTCACCCGCTGCGGGTGTTCTTCAAAGTTACCCTACCGCTGATTACCCCGGCGCTAATGGTCGCAGTGATCTTCCGCCTGTTGGATGCGCTGCGCGTCTTCGATGTGATTTACGTACTCACCTCCAACTCCACCAGCACCATGTCGATGTCGGTCTATGCCCGCCAACAGCTGGTCGAGTTTCAGGATGTCGGTTACGGCAGCGCAGCTTCTACTCTGCTGTTCTTGATCATTGCCCTGGCCACCGTGGCTTACCTCTACGTTGGGCGTAAACAAATCCAATTGGGAGGCGACTAA
- a CDS encoding methylglyoxal synthase — protein sequence MSDAQPPRQAIRTLQARKRIALIAHDGKKSEMLEWATRWKDTLSQHELIGTGTTSKRLQTALGLDVEGLMSGPLGGDQQIGARIAEQRLDVLIFFWDPFSPQPHDPDVKALLRLAALWNVPVACNAASADFVLSSPYLSESYDMSIPDAAAWAQARTV from the coding sequence ATGAGTGACGCGCAACCGCCCCGCCAAGCCATCCGTACGCTGCAAGCACGCAAGCGCATTGCGCTGATTGCCCATGATGGCAAGAAGAGCGAAATGCTTGAGTGGGCAACCCGCTGGAAGGATACGCTGAGCCAGCACGAACTGATCGGGACAGGAACAACGTCTAAGCGGCTGCAAACCGCGTTAGGATTAGATGTGGAGGGTTTAATGAGTGGCCCCCTGGGCGGTGACCAGCAGATAGGCGCGCGGATTGCGGAGCAGCGGCTGGATGTGCTGATCTTCTTTTGGGATCCCTTCTCCCCCCAGCCCCACGACCCGGATGTCAAAGCGTTGCTGCGTTTAGCGGCGCTGTGGAATGTCCCCGTTGCCTGCAATGCGGCGAGCGCCGACTTCGTGCTCTCCTCGCCCTACTTGAGCGAGAGTTACGACATGTCGATACCAGATGCAGCAGCTTGGGCCCAGGCCCGCACGGTTTAA
- a CDS encoding alpha-glucosidase family protein, with the protein MQDATTGQDATTGQDNTTEQNNTLWWRGGVIYQIYPRSFMDSRGDGIGDLNGITEKLDYVASLNVDGIWLSPFFTSPMLDFGYDISDYCDVDPMFGTLEDFKALLAKAHSLGLKVIIDQVISHTSDQHAWFQESRQNRSNPKADWFVWADPKPDGTPPNNWLSIFGGPAWTFDSRRQQYYMHNFLTSQPDVNFHNPEARQAQLDNMRFWLELGVDGFRLDTVNFYFHDAELRDNPPVPKGEAKTLGAPDSNPYTWQRHVYDLSRPENLDFLKDLRALMDEYPGTTTVGEIGDDNPLERMAEYTAGGDKLHMAYTFDLLNAPHSARYIHEVLERFQRLAGDAWPCWATSNHDVVRSASRWGAGEDPTAYPKVALAMLCSLRGSVCLYQGEELGLPEADVPFERIQDPYGKVLWPEFKGRDGCRTPMPWDDSEHGGFSNVEPWLPMEASHRDMAVSRQQDDANSTLNALRNMLAFRRQHPALFDGDLTLVDVGETLLGFSRQKGDETLLCVFNLTAEAQTVNLPLAIECDLQGHGFITQRDGDSLTLPAYQAAFMRVAHNS; encoded by the coding sequence ATGCAAGACGCCACAACTGGGCAAGACGCCACAACTGGCCAGGACAATACAACAGAGCAGAACAACACACTCTGGTGGCGCGGCGGCGTTATCTACCAGATCTACCCGCGCAGCTTTATGGATAGCCGCGGTGACGGTATTGGCGATCTTAACGGTATTACCGAAAAACTCGATTACGTGGCGTCTCTGAACGTGGACGGTATCTGGCTATCGCCGTTTTTCACCTCGCCAATGCTCGATTTTGGCTACGACATCAGCGATTACTGCGACGTCGACCCCATGTTCGGCACCCTGGAAGACTTTAAAGCGCTGCTGGCAAAAGCTCACTCGCTTGGTCTGAAGGTGATAATCGACCAGGTGATTAGCCACACCTCGGATCAACACGCCTGGTTTCAGGAGAGCCGCCAAAACCGCAGCAATCCCAAAGCCGACTGGTTTGTATGGGCCGATCCCAAGCCGGACGGCACGCCACCCAACAACTGGCTATCTATTTTCGGCGGCCCGGCGTGGACGTTTGATTCCCGTCGCCAGCAGTACTATATGCATAACTTTCTGACCAGCCAGCCGGACGTTAACTTCCATAACCCGGAAGCCCGTCAAGCGCAGTTGGATAATATGCGCTTCTGGCTGGAGCTGGGCGTGGACGGTTTCCGCTTGGATACCGTCAACTTCTACTTCCACGATGCCGAGCTGCGCGACAATCCGCCGGTTCCCAAGGGCGAAGCTAAAACCCTGGGCGCTCCGGATAGCAATCCCTACACATGGCAGCGCCACGTCTACGACCTGAGCCGTCCCGAAAATCTCGACTTCTTGAAAGACCTGCGGGCGCTGATGGACGAGTACCCCGGCACCACGACAGTGGGCGAAATTGGCGACGATAACCCGCTTGAGCGCATGGCCGAGTACACCGCTGGTGGCGACAAGCTGCATATGGCTTACACCTTCGACCTGCTCAACGCGCCCCACTCGGCGCGCTATATTCATGAAGTGCTAGAGCGCTTTCAGCGCTTGGCTGGCGACGCCTGGCCCTGCTGGGCAACCTCTAATCATGACGTAGTGCGCAGCGCCTCTCGCTGGGGCGCTGGCGAAGACCCCACCGCCTACCCAAAAGTGGCGCTGGCCATGCTCTGCTCCCTGCGCGGTAGCGTCTGCCTGTACCAAGGCGAAGAGCTGGGCCTGCCGGAAGCCGACGTGCCGTTTGAACGCATCCAGGATCCTTACGGCAAAGTGCTCTGGCCGGAATTCAAAGGCCGCGACGGTTGCCGCACGCCAATGCCCTGGGACGACAGCGAACACGGCGGTTTTTCCAACGTTGAGCCTTGGCTCCCTATGGAGGCCAGTCATCGGGATATGGCGGTAAGCCGCCAACAGGATGATGCCAACTCCACCTTGAATGCGCTGCGCAACATGTTGGCCTTCCGTCGCCAGCACCCCGCGCTGTTCGATGGTGACTTAACGCTGGTCGATGTAGGCGAAACGCTGCTCGGTTTTAGCCGACAAAAAGGGGATGAAACACTGCTATGCGTTTTCAACCTCACCGCCGAGGCCCAGACGGTTAATCTTCCACTAGCGATTGAATGCGATTTGCAGGGCCACGGCTTTATCACCCAGCGCGATGGTGACAGCCTAACGCTACCGGCGTACCAGGCAGCCTTTATGCGCGTCGCTCATAACAGTTAA
- a CDS encoding ABC transporter substrate-binding protein — protein MKKTLITTAIAVASTLSATSQAQAEELTISCGAVGAELTLCQEGVRAWEEKTGHSVDVVSTPNSSTERLSLYQQILSANSSDIDVMQIDVVWPGLLANHLLDLREVLGDDAAAGHFETIVTNNTIDDRLVAMPWFTDAGVLYYREDLLEKYGHEVPKTWQELTEIAREIKDAERADGKDGMQGYVFQGRAYEGLTVNALEWVASFGGGNVVEADGEISINNEHAAEALDLAASWIGDISPNGVLNYTEEEARGVFQSGGAVFMRNWPYAWSLAQSEDSDVRGKVGVTQLPAGGENGQSAAGLGGWNLAVSRYSEHPELAADLVAFLTGEEEQKRRAIQASYNPTIDALYQDDEVLEAVPFFGTLYDTFVNAVARPSAPTGDAYGRVSNAFFSTSHDVLSGTKDGTQAVADLEDELARLKRRNW, from the coding sequence ATGAAAAAGACATTAATCACTACCGCCATTGCAGTAGCCAGCACGCTGAGCGCAACCAGTCAGGCTCAGGCTGAAGAACTTACCATTTCCTGTGGCGCAGTAGGCGCAGAACTGACGCTGTGCCAGGAAGGCGTACGCGCCTGGGAAGAGAAAACCGGCCATAGCGTCGACGTCGTTTCTACACCCAACTCCTCCACCGAGCGCCTTTCGCTTTATCAGCAGATCCTGTCGGCCAACTCCAGCGATATCGATGTGATGCAGATCGACGTAGTGTGGCCCGGCCTGCTCGCCAACCACCTGCTGGATCTACGTGAGGTGCTTGGCGATGACGCCGCCGCTGGGCACTTTGAGACCATCGTCACCAACAACACCATCGATGATCGTTTAGTCGCCATGCCGTGGTTCACCGATGCGGGCGTACTCTACTACCGCGAAGACTTGTTGGAAAAATATGGCCATGAAGTGCCAAAAACCTGGCAAGAACTCACCGAGATTGCCCGTGAGATTAAAGACGCAGAACGTGCTGATGGCAAAGACGGTATGCAGGGCTATGTCTTCCAGGGTCGCGCCTATGAAGGTTTGACCGTTAACGCCCTTGAGTGGGTAGCCAGCTTTGGCGGCGGCAACGTCGTGGAAGCCGACGGTGAAATTAGTATTAACAACGAGCATGCTGCCGAGGCACTTGATCTTGCCGCCTCCTGGATTGGCGATATCTCGCCCAACGGCGTACTCAATTACACCGAAGAGGAAGCGCGCGGGGTCTTCCAGAGTGGCGGCGCGGTGTTTATGCGCAACTGGCCCTATGCCTGGTCGCTGGCCCAAAGCGAAGACAGCGATGTTCGCGGTAAAGTGGGCGTTACCCAACTACCCGCGGGTGGCGAAAACGGCCAAAGTGCCGCTGGCCTGGGCGGCTGGAACTTGGCCGTATCGCGCTACAGCGAACACCCCGAGCTGGCCGCCGATCTGGTCGCTTTCCTGACCGGTGAAGAGGAGCAGAAGCGTCGCGCCATACAGGCCTCTTACAACCCCACGATCGACGCTCTCTACCAGGACGACGAAGTACTCGAAGCGGTGCCTTTCTTTGGCACGCTTTACGACACCTTCGTCAATGCGGTCGCTCGCCCCTCTGCCCCCACCGGCGATGCCTATGGCCGGGTGAGCAACGCTTTCTTCAGCACTTCCCATGACGTGCTTTCCGGCACTAAAGATGGCACTCAAGCGGTCGCGGATCTTGAAGACGAATTGGCTCGCCTGAAGCGTCGCAACTGGTAA
- a CDS encoding carbohydrate ABC transporter permease encodes MNTRQLAKIAKRIGFWALIVLIMVYAVFPFYYAVITSLKPSSDLFRVELWPSNWNFDNYISIFSQTSFLRAIFNSIVVAFSVVFIALLLGITASYALGRVRFRGRSTVLLVILGVSMFPQVAVLSGLFEVIRALNLYNNPAGLILSYTIFTLPFTVWVLTTFMKQLPMELEEAAIMDGATPWITITKVFLPLMWPAMATTGLLAFIAAWNEFLFALTFTLTDAQRTVPVAIALLSGGSAYELPWGPIMAASVVVTVPLVVLVIIFQRRIVSGLTAGAVKG; translated from the coding sequence ATGAATACTCGTCAGTTGGCCAAAATAGCCAAGCGCATCGGGTTTTGGGCGCTGATTGTGCTGATTATGGTGTACGCCGTTTTCCCGTTTTATTACGCGGTCATCACCTCGTTAAAACCGTCGAGCGACTTGTTCCGCGTTGAGCTTTGGCCTTCGAACTGGAACTTCGATAACTACATCAGCATTTTTAGCCAGACCAGCTTTCTGCGCGCTATTTTCAACTCCATCGTGGTGGCGTTTAGCGTGGTGTTTATTGCCCTGCTACTCGGCATTACCGCCTCTTACGCCCTGGGCCGCGTGCGCTTTCGGGGCCGCTCCACGGTGCTGCTGGTCATTCTTGGGGTGTCGATGTTTCCCCAGGTAGCGGTGCTTTCCGGGCTTTTTGAGGTGATTCGTGCGCTCAATCTCTACAACAACCCCGCCGGGCTGATTTTAAGCTACACCATCTTCACCCTGCCCTTCACCGTATGGGTATTGACCACCTTTATGAAGCAGTTGCCCATGGAGCTGGAAGAGGCCGCCATCATGGACGGCGCCACGCCCTGGATAACCATCACGAAAGTGTTTCTTCCGCTGATGTGGCCCGCCATGGCGACCACCGGCCTGCTGGCATTTATCGCCGCTTGGAACGAGTTTCTGTTTGCCCTCACCTTCACCCTGACCGACGCCCAGCGCACGGTACCCGTTGCTATTGCGCTGCTGTCAGGCGGCAGTGCCTACGAACTGCCCTGGGGGCCGATTATGGCTGCTTCTGTGGTGGTCACGGTGCCACTGGTCGTATTAGTGATTATCTTCCAGCGCCGCATTGTGTCAGGCCTTACCGCAGGCGCCGTTAAAGGCTAA
- the gap gene encoding type I glyceraldehyde-3-phosphate dehydrogenase: MTIRVAINGFGRIGRNVLRALYENSYRDRVQVVAINDLGDPSLNSHLLRHDTVHGHFPFKVEHDAESITVDGDRIAISSERDPAQLPWASMNIDLVMECTGLFTKREAAAKHIEAGAKRVLISAPSPDADATIVYGVNDQVLTAEHTVVSNASCTTNCLAPVAKALNDAVGIENGLMTTVHAYTNDQNLSDVYHSDPYRARSATHSMIPTKTGAAAAVGLVLPELAGKFDGLAVRVPVINVSLVDLTFTASRDTSKEEINAIVEKAAASSPVLAVNAEPLVSIDFNHDANSSTFDANHTRVNGRLVKIMAWYDNEWGFSNRMLDTALAMQATAK; the protein is encoded by the coding sequence ATGACAATAAGAGTTGCGATTAACGGATTTGGCCGCATTGGCCGCAACGTACTGCGCGCCCTTTACGAAAACAGCTACCGTGACCGCGTACAGGTCGTCGCCATCAACGATCTAGGCGACCCCTCGCTAAATTCTCACCTGCTGCGTCACGATACCGTGCATGGCCACTTTCCCTTTAAGGTAGAACACGACGCCGAGAGCATCACGGTAGATGGCGATCGCATCGCCATCTCCTCTGAGCGCGATCCAGCGCAGCTGCCGTGGGCATCGATGAATATCGATCTGGTGATGGAGTGCACCGGTTTGTTTACCAAGCGCGAAGCGGCGGCCAAGCATATCGAAGCGGGTGCCAAGCGCGTGCTGATTTCCGCACCCAGCCCTGATGCCGATGCCACGATTGTGTATGGCGTAAATGATCAGGTGTTGACCGCTGAGCACACGGTTGTCTCTAACGCTTCCTGCACCACCAACTGCCTAGCGCCGGTTGCCAAAGCGTTGAACGATGCGGTGGGTATCGAAAATGGTTTGATGACCACGGTGCACGCTTACACTAACGATCAAAACCTCTCGGATGTTTACCACTCCGACCCCTACCGGGCGCGCAGTGCTACGCACTCCATGATCCCGACCAAAACCGGCGCTGCCGCAGCGGTGGGCTTGGTGCTACCAGAGCTGGCGGGTAAATTTGACGGCCTGGCCGTTCGCGTACCGGTGATCAACGTCTCGCTGGTGGATCTGACCTTTACTGCCAGTCGCGATACCAGCAAAGAAGAGATCAATGCCATCGTCGAGAAAGCTGCCGCTAGCTCACCGGTATTGGCCGTCAACGCTGAACCGCTGGTCTCTATTGATTTCAACCACGATGCCAATTCGTCGACTTTCGATGCTAATCATACTCGCGTGAATGGCCGTCTGGTTAAAATCATGGCGTGGTACGACAACGAGTGGGGCTTCTCCAACCGTATGCTGGATACCGCGCTGGCAATGCAGGCAACTGCCAAGTAA
- the pyk gene encoding pyruvate kinase → MTNATSKTTAQTSTSSLPYTPSGPHTPLRRTKIVATLGPASDRPGVLEAMLIAGVDVVRLNFSHGSADDHRRRLSEVREIAERLGRSVAALGDLQGPKIRIARFIEGAVKLEVGQPFVLDMALDANSGTADRVGCDYQTLADDVVEGDRLLLDDGRLVLDVTRVVGQEVHTRVHVGGKLSNNKGINKQGGGLSAPALTEKDKDDLKTAIEIGVDYLAVSFPRSAADMQEARELLGEAGKEIGLVAKLERAEAVADDATLDGIIEASEAVMVARGDLGVEIGDAALIGTQKRIIKHARSLNRAVITATQMMESMIESPLPTRAEVFDVANAVLDATDAVMLSAETAAGDYPVETIEAMNRVCLGAERERLAQESGHRIHEGFERIDETIALSAMYAANHLSGVSAIACMTSTGYTPLIASRIRSGLPIVGLAHSPIAQRRMALYRGVVSIPFDTTDMDPANLNQEALKRLQAQGFIHPGEHVILTRGDHMNAHGGTNTMKILALESD, encoded by the coding sequence ATGACGAATGCGACTTCGAAAACAACGGCCCAGACGTCTACTTCCTCCCTTCCTTATACGCCCTCAGGCCCTCATACCCCTTTGAGACGCACCAAAATCGTCGCCACCCTTGGCCCCGCCAGTGATCGCCCCGGCGTGCTGGAAGCGATGCTAATAGCCGGTGTGGATGTGGTGCGGCTTAACTTCTCCCACGGCTCGGCGGATGATCACCGCCGTCGTTTAAGCGAAGTCCGCGAGATCGCCGAGCGCCTTGGCCGCAGCGTTGCTGCCCTGGGCGACCTGCAGGGGCCGAAAATTCGTATTGCGCGCTTCATCGAGGGCGCCGTCAAACTCGAGGTCGGCCAGCCGTTTGTCTTGGATATGGCATTGGACGCCAACAGCGGCACTGCTGATCGCGTCGGCTGCGACTATCAAACCCTGGCCGATGACGTCGTTGAGGGCGACCGTCTACTGCTCGACGATGGCCGTTTAGTACTCGATGTCACACGAGTAGTTGGACAAGAAGTGCATACCCGCGTTCACGTGGGTGGCAAGCTCTCCAACAACAAGGGCATTAACAAACAGGGAGGCGGACTCTCAGCGCCCGCGCTTACTGAGAAAGATAAGGACGATCTAAAAACTGCAATTGAGATTGGGGTTGACTACTTAGCGGTCTCTTTTCCGCGCAGCGCCGCGGATATGCAGGAAGCCCGCGAACTGCTTGGCGAAGCAGGTAAAGAGATCGGCCTGGTGGCTAAGCTCGAACGCGCGGAAGCGGTTGCCGACGACGCCACGCTGGACGGCATCATTGAAGCCTCCGAGGCGGTCATGGTGGCCAGGGGTGACTTGGGCGTTGAGATTGGTGACGCCGCGCTGATTGGTACTCAGAAGCGCATTATCAAGCACGCACGCTCACTCAACCGCGCGGTGATTACCGCCACCCAAATGATGGAGTCGATGATCGAGTCGCCGCTGCCCACCCGCGCCGAAGTCTTCGACGTGGCCAACGCGGTGCTCGACGCCACCGACGCGGTGATGCTCTCCGCAGAAACCGCCGCGGGTGATTACCCGGTAGAAACCATCGAAGCGATGAACCGCGTTTGTTTGGGTGCCGAGCGTGAGCGTCTCGCTCAAGAGTCAGGCCACCGTATTCATGAAGGCTTTGAGCGCATCGATGAAACCATCGCGCTGTCGGCGATGTATGCAGCGAATCACTTATCCGGCGTCAGCGCCATCGCCTGCATGACCTCCACCGGCTATACACCGCTAATTGCGTCACGGATTCGTTCAGGTTTGCCTATCGTGGGATTGGCCCACAGCCCTATCGCCCAGCGGCGCATGGCACTCTATCGTGGCGTGGTTTCTATACCTTTCGATACCACCGATATGGATCCGGCCAACCTTAACCAAGAAGCCTTAAAGCGCTTGCAGGCGCAGGGATTTATCCACCCTGGCGAGCATGTCATTCTCACTCGCGGTGACCATATGAATGCCCATGGGGGCACCAATACGATGAAAATTCTTGCCCTGGAGAGCGATTAA
- a CDS encoding ABC transporter ATP-binding protein gives MASVTLNKVNKVFGRDHIINDVDLHIGDGEFVVFVGPSGCGKSTLLRLIAGLESISDGDLYMGETVVNDLPPRERGVGMVFQSYALYPHMTVYDNMAFGLKLAKTAKETVHERVMTTAKILQLEELLHRKPKALSGGQRQRVAMGRAMAREPRILLFDEPLSNLDASLRVQMRNEIARLHNRLGSTMIYVTHDQVEAMTLADKIVVLNGGYVEQVGSPHELYQRPATKFVAGFIGSPTMNFMPAELLAGDANGCRVRAAGIGELSLPQNAQQRQSGEALTLGIRPEHLCLAAPTDDNCFDIVNVEYLGNEVYVYLEPKQGDTLLIHRSEAPSQWQAGQKVSLAADWEKVHLFDESGAALTLPTQQAAA, from the coding sequence ATGGCAAGTGTTACGCTTAATAAGGTCAATAAGGTGTTTGGCCGCGATCACATTATCAACGATGTCGATCTGCACATTGGCGACGGTGAGTTCGTGGTCTTCGTCGGCCCCTCCGGCTGCGGCAAGTCAACGCTTTTACGCCTGATCGCCGGCTTGGAGTCGATTAGCGATGGCGATCTGTATATGGGCGAAACGGTGGTCAACGATTTGCCGCCCCGGGAGCGCGGGGTCGGCATGGTGTTTCAGTCCTACGCGCTCTATCCGCATATGACCGTCTACGACAACATGGCGTTTGGCCTAAAGCTGGCTAAAACCGCCAAAGAGACGGTGCACGAGCGGGTGATGACCACCGCCAAGATTCTGCAGTTGGAAGAGCTGCTGCATCGTAAACCCAAGGCACTCTCGGGCGGGCAGCGCCAGCGGGTGGCCATGGGACGCGCCATGGCGCGTGAACCGCGCATTCTGCTTTTTGACGAGCCGCTCTCCAACCTGGATGCCTCGCTGCGGGTACAAATGCGTAACGAGATCGCCCGGCTGCATAACCGCCTGGGCTCCACCATGATTTACGTGACCCACGACCAGGTGGAGGCCATGACCCTGGCCGACAAAATCGTGGTACTCAACGGTGGCTATGTCGAACAGGTAGGCAGTCCCCACGAGCTGTACCAGCGCCCGGCGACGAAATTTGTTGCCGGGTTTATCGGCTCGCCCACCATGAACTTCATGCCTGCAGAGTTACTCGCTGGCGATGCCAACGGCTGTCGTGTGCGAGCCGCGGGAATTGGCGAGCTTTCCTTGCCCCAGAATGCCCAGCAGCGGCAAAGCGGCGAAGCATTGACCCTCGGTATTCGCCCAGAGCACCTATGCTTAGCGGCGCCCACCGATGACAACTGCTTCGATATCGTCAATGTCGAGTATTTAGGCAACGAGGTTTACGTCTACCTTGAGCCCAAACAGGGCGACACGCTGCTGATCCATCGCAGCGAAGCCCCCAGCCAGTGGCAAGCAGGCCAGAAGGTGTCATTAGCAGCGGATTGGGAAAAAGTACACCTGTTTGATGAGAGCGGTGCAGCACTGACACTACCCACTCAACAAGCAGCGGCTTAA
- a CDS encoding LacI family DNA-binding transcriptional regulator — protein sequence MTDQRRMTLKDLAQELNVSTATISNAFNRPDQLSPALRERILKEAKRLGYSGPDAKARSLRTGRSRIIAVILAESLTYSLNDAVASEFLSGVAEVLDAHGHTLLLLPGRGHASQPPGSANIADGFIVYGLMPNNKLLDELPTQRTLVAVDFDIEGCPTVHIDDTAASYKIAQHALNELPKRPAIINLRLTKEVCNGRVTAEHTLLPNTSTISRARLEGFHSALSEQGVDVEQVPLWNIEENTFEVCSPVIAEILDQPIEKRPDLLLCMSDRIALTALTLAEQRGIRVPEELRITGFDGIAEGQYRAPRLTTVRQDSVGKGRVAAQMILGRVPLAQQLLQTELLLGDTCP from the coding sequence GTGACTGATCAGCGCCGTATGACACTCAAGGATCTTGCGCAGGAACTCAACGTCTCCACTGCCACGATTTCCAATGCCTTTAACCGGCCGGATCAGCTTTCGCCAGCCCTGCGCGAACGCATACTCAAAGAGGCGAAAAGGCTGGGGTACAGCGGCCCTGACGCCAAAGCGCGCAGCTTGCGCACCGGCCGCTCGCGGATTATTGCGGTGATTCTTGCTGAGAGCCTCACCTACAGTTTGAACGACGCCGTGGCCAGCGAGTTTCTATCAGGGGTCGCCGAGGTTCTCGATGCCCACGGCCACACTCTGCTGTTATTGCCGGGCCGCGGCCACGCATCACAGCCGCCGGGCTCCGCCAATATCGCCGATGGCTTTATCGTCTATGGACTAATGCCCAACAATAAACTGCTCGATGAACTGCCCACCCAGCGCACCCTGGTGGCCGTTGATTTTGATATTGAAGGCTGCCCAACGGTGCATATCGATGACACCGCCGCCAGCTATAAAATCGCCCAGCATGCGCTTAACGAGTTGCCCAAACGCCCGGCGATAATCAATCTGCGTTTAACCAAAGAGGTCTGCAACGGTCGTGTGACGGCCGAGCACACCCTACTGCCCAACACCAGCACGATCAGCCGCGCCCGCCTTGAGGGCTTTCATAGCGCGCTGAGTGAGCAAGGGGTCGATGTGGAGCAAGTACCGCTATGGAATATCGAGGAGAATACTTTTGAGGTGTGCTCGCCGGTGATTGCCGAGATTCTCGACCAGCCCATAGAAAAACGGCCAGACCTGCTGCTGTGCATGTCTGACCGTATCGCGCTCACGGCACTAACGCTGGCCGAGCAGCGCGGTATTCGGGTACCTGAAGAATTACGCATTACCGGGTTCGATGGCATTGCCGAGGGGCAGTACCGGGCACCGCGTTTAACCACGGTGCGCCAGGATAGCGTGGGTAAAGGGCGGGTCGCGGCGCAGATGATTCTTGGCCGCGTCCCCCTCGCCCAGCAACTGCTGCAAACTGAACTGCTGCTGGGCGATACCTGCCCTTAG